The proteins below are encoded in one region of Aequorivita iocasae:
- the crcB gene encoding fluoride efflux transporter CrcB, producing the protein MKHLALVFIGGGLGSTLRYAFSKWLNSYETGIPYGTFAANILGSLLIGIILGLALKNETLSQSTVLFLATGFCGGFTTFSTFAYENHVFLKNGDFMSFALYTLASLVIGFAMVFFGMWLVKYF; encoded by the coding sequence ATGAAGCACTTGGCATTGGTTTTTATAGGTGGCGGATTGGGGAGCACACTTCGGTATGCGTTTTCAAAATGGCTGAATAGTTATGAAACAGGAATACCCTATGGAACTTTTGCAGCAAATATTTTAGGAAGTTTATTAATTGGAATTATTCTCGGCCTTGCATTAAAAAATGAAACCCTTTCCCAAAGCACAGTTTTATTTTTGGCCACGGGTTTTTGTGGCGGATTTACCACTTTTTCCACATTTGCTTATGAAAACCACGTTTTTTTAAAAAACGGTGATTTTATGTCTTTCGCCCTATATACCCTTGCCAGCTTGGTGATTGGTTTTGCAATGGTTTTCTTCGGAATGTGGTTGGTGAAGTATTTTTAG